From Scyliorhinus torazame isolate Kashiwa2021f chromosome 23, sScyTor2.1, whole genome shotgun sequence, the proteins below share one genomic window:
- the LOC140399609 gene encoding G-protein coupled receptor 84-like: MDPNSSFSNVTCHPAVVNYRYFGALLGILVTAVGTVGNVMTVLAFATDKKIRTNLNVLILNLTVADLIYCAFLQPVTTDTFIHFAWRQGEGMCRVFGLVLFLANSVSIFSLILIAMSRYVLISDTRRFDRVFSRHMMPFFVALPWLLGLALFGPLWNIYVFLPPVCTCSFHRERGRPYTTILMFFMFGLGLSCIGIFYFLIHRKVKAAAQALDGYRLEGDGRGRKPMAAGVSTADSGIADGPSANSLSGEAPTRSTDATSVETAAPGTEVVFQGGESESSGCQAKRSSSAEFRKVTRMCFAMFLVYVTCYFPFCFLHVVDGKKRAPVLVHMVAGNFTWLNSCINPILYAIMNRQFKDAYLGVLRKGANLFTRPGRQ; this comes from the coding sequence ATGGATCCCAACTCCTCCTTCAGCAACGTGACCTGCCACCCGGCTGTCGTCAACTACCGCTACTTTGGCGCCCTGCTGGGGATCCTGGTGACGGCCGTGGGGACCGTGGGCAACGTCATGACCGTGCTGGCCTTCGCCACGGACAAGAAGATCCGCACCAACCTCAACGTGCTAATCCTCAACCTGACGGTGGCCGACCTCATCTACTGCGCCTTCCTCCAACCGGTGACGACCGACACCTTCATCCACTTCGCCTGGCGGCAAGGCGAGGGCATGTGCCGTGTCTTCGGCCTGGTCCTCTTTCTGGCTAACTCCGTCTCCATCTTCAGCCTGATCCTTATCGCCATGAGCCGCTACGTCCTCATCTCGGACACCCGGAGGTTTGACCGGGTCTTCTCCCGCCATATGATGCCCTTCTTCGTGGCCCTGCCCTGGTTGTTGGGCCTGGCGCTTTTCGGGCCTCTCTGGAATATCTATGTCTTCCTGCCGCCAGTCTGCACGTGCAGCTTCCACCGGGAGCGGGGGAGGCCTTACACCACCATCCTCATGTTCTTCATGTTCGGCCTTGGGCTCAGCTGCATCGGGATCTTCTACTTCCTCATCCATCGCAAGGTGAAGGCGGCGGCCCAGGCACTGGACGGGTACCGGCTGGAGGGCGATGGTCGCGGGAGGAAGCCAATGGCGGCTGGGGTCTCCACGGCGGACAGTGGGATCGCCGACGGCCCCAGCGCCAACTCCCTGTCCGGGGAGGCGCCCACAAGGTCGACTGATGCCACGAGCGTTGAGACCGCAGCCCCTGGCACCGAAGTGGTCTTCCAGGGTGGGGAGAGCGAATCATCCGGCTGCCAagccaagaggagcagcagcgccgaGTTCCGGAAGGTGACCCGCATGTGCTTCGCAATGTTCCTCGTCTACGTGACCTGCTACTTCCCCTTCTGCTTTCTGCATGTGGTGGACGGGAAGAAGCGGGCCCCCGTTCTCGTCCACATGGTGGCTGGCAATTTCACCTGGCTGAACAGCTGCATCAACCCCATCCTCTACGCCATAATGAACCGACAGTTCAAGGACGCTTACTTGGGGGTTCTCCGCAAGGGAGCCAACCTCTTCACCCGCCCGGGGAGGCAATAG